Proteins found in one Salvia splendens isolate huo1 chromosome 10, SspV2, whole genome shotgun sequence genomic segment:
- the LOC121750180 gene encoding alpha-xylosidase 1-like, which yields MLMSTSPYHTVLSQFLTHYKNPIATSLFFFTLPKFPIMPLSPSSPSLSTLLAFLSLFFILSSATKIGRGYRLISVQESPDGGLLGLLQVIHKNYIYGADIPLLQLYVKHETENRLRVHITDAEKKRWEVPYDLLPRQTVPAFKQTLGVQSHKPSDYAGNELIFSYKTDPFSFSITRKSSGETLFDTTSLPSDPYSDLVFKDQYIEISTKLPKDASLYGLGENTQPRGIKIVPNDPYTLYTTDVSAINLNADLYGSHPVYMDLRNRGGVAAAHGVLLLNSNGMDVFYRGDSLTYKVIGGVVDLYFFAGASPLAVVDQYTALIGRPACMPYWAFGFHQCRWGYRNLSVVEDVVERYKKARIPLDVIWNDDDHMDGHKDFTLNPKNYPRHKLLHFLEKIHARGMKYIVIIDPGIGVNTSYGVYTRGLASDVFIKYKGKPFLAQVWPGAVNFPDFLNPKTVDWWGGEIRRFHELVPVDGLWIDMNEASNFCNGLCQIPVGRICPNGTGPGWICCLDCKNLTATRWDDPPYKINASGTAVPIGYKTIATSAYHYNGVLEYDAHSLYGFSQTIATYKGLRALPGGKRPFILSRSTYVGSGQYAAHWTGDNKGTWADLKYSISTMLNFGIFGVPMVGADICGFYPAPTEELCNRWIELGAFYPFSRDHANFYSPRQELYQWKSVAVSARRALGMRYKLLSYIYTLSYEAHVTGAPIARPLFFSFPNETRTYGLSTQFLLGSGLMVSPILDKKKTKVHALFPPGTWYDIFDMTKVVVSKMSHYRALDAPLHVINVHLYQNKIIPMQRGGLVSKEARATPYTLVVSLPLGAAEGEARGNLFVDNDENPDMGLGNGQSTYVEFYAHVNQGAVKVWSDVREGEFAVEKGWYVEKLIVLGLKGIGKGVATKVDGSSIVDDSKIEMSSIEHEIMDEEREDEMKHVMVEIKGLELSIGKKFVVSWKMGN from the exons ATGCTTATGTCAACCTCTCCATACCACACTGTTCTTTCCCAATTTCTCACCCATTATAAAAATCCCATTGCCACTTCTCTGTTTTTCTTCACACTCCCAAAATTCCCAATCATGCCACTCTCTCCTTCATCTCCTTCGCTCTCAACTCTGCTTGCATTTCTTTCACTCTTCTTCATTCTATCATCTGCAACCAAAATCGGCAGAGGCTACCGCTTGATCTCCGTCCAAGAGTCTCCCGACGGCGGCCTCCTCGGCCTCCTTCAAGTCATCCACAAAAACTACATCTACGGCGCCGACATTCCCCTCCTCCAGCTCTATGTCAA GCATGAAACGGAGAATCGTTTGCGGGTTCACATAACTGACGCAGAGAAGAAAAGGTGGGAGGTCCCATACGATCTTCTACCACGACAAACCGTTCCGGCATTTAAACAAACACTTGGTGTGCAATCACACAAACCATCCGACTACGCCGGAAACGAGCTAATCTTCTCTTACAAAACCGACCCTTTCAGCTTCTCCATAACGAGAAAATCCAGCGGCGAAACCCTCTTCGACACGACCTCCTTGCCCTCGGACCCTTACAGCGACCTCGTCTTCAAGGATCAATACATCGAAATCTCGACGAAGCTGCCCAAAGACGCCTCTTTGTACGGTTTGGGAGAGAACACGCAGCCGCGAGGAATCAAGATCGTTCCTAACGATCCCTACACTCTGTACACGACGGATGTATCGGCGATTAATCTCAATGCCGACTTGTACGGATCGCACCCCGTGTATATGGATTTGAGGAATCGCGGCGGCGTTGCGGCGGCGCACGGCGTTTTGCTGCTGAATAGCAATGGGATGGATGTGTTCTATAGAGGGGATTCGTTGACGTATAAAGTGATTGGGGGTGTGGTTGATCTTTACTTCTTCGCCGGAGCGTCGCCGCTGGCGGTGGTTGATCAGTACACGGCGTTGATTGGCCGGCCGGCCTGCATGCCTTACTGGGCTTTCG GGTTCCACCAATGCCGGTGGGGGTACCGCAACCTCTCGGTGGTGGAAGACGTGGTGGAGCGATACAAGAAGGCCCGAATCCCCCTCGACGTGATATGGAACGACGACGACCACATGGACGGCCACAAAGACTTCACCCTCAACCCCAAGAACTACCCCCGCCACAAGCTTCTCCACTTCTTGGAAAAGATCCACGCCCGCGGCATGAAATACATCGTCATCATCGACCCCGGCATCGGTGTCAACACCTCCTACGGCGTCTACACCCGCGGCCTCGCTTCCGACGTCTTCATCAAGTACAAGGGCAAGCCCTTCTTAGCTCAAGTCTGGCCGGGCGCCGTCAACTTCCCTGACTTCCTCAATCCCAAGACGGTCGACTGGTGGGGCGGCGAGATACGCCGCTTCCACGAGCTTGTCCCTGTCGACGGGCTTTGGATTGACATGAACGAGGCGTCCAATTTTTGCAACGGGTTGTGCCAGATTCCTGTGGGCCGGATCTGCCCGAATGGGACTGGGCCGGGCTGGATATGCTGCCTCGATTGCAAGAACTTGACGGCGACGAGATGGGACGATCCACCCTATAAAATCAACGCGTCTGGCACGGCGGTTCCGATCGGGTACAAGACTATAGCTACGAGTGCGTATCATTACAATGGGGTGTTGGAGTATGATGCTCATAGCTTATATGGGTTTTCGCAAACGATTGCGACTTATAAAGGGTTACGGGCACTTCCCGGTGGAAAGCGCCCTTTTATCCTGTCCAGGTCAACGTACGTGGGGTCAGGCCAGTACGCTGCGCATTGGACAGGGGACAATAAGGGGACATGGGCCGATCTAAAGTACTCGATTTCAACAATGTTGAATTTTGGTATATTTGGGGTTCCAATGGTCGGGGCAGATATATGCGGGTTTTACCCTGCCCCAACCGAGGAGCTCTGTAATCGCTGGATCGAGCTCGGGGCATTTTACCCCTTCTCTAGGGATCACGCCAATTTCTACTCGCCGAGGCAGGAGCTTTACCAATGGAAATCTGTGGCTGTATCCGCTAGGAGGGCGCTAGGTATGCGGTACAAGTTGCTTTCGTATATCTACACGTTGAGCTATGAGGCGCACGTGACGGGAGCCCCGATCGCGAGGCCGCTGTTCTTCTCATTCCCGAACGAGACACGGACGTACGGGCTAAGCACGCAGTTCTTGCTCGGGTCCGGGTTGATGGTGTCCCCTATTTTGGACAAGAAAAAGACAAAAGTGCATGCTCTGTTCCCGCCCGGCACGTGGTACGATATTTTTGATATGACTAAGGTTGTCGTGTCAAAAATGTCGCATTACCGCGCTCTCGACGCACCCCTGCACGTGATCAATGTGCACTTGTACCAAAACAAGATTATACCGATGCAGAGGGGCGGGCTGGTCTCTAAGGAGGCTCGGGCCACGCCTTATACCCTAGTGGTCTCCCTCCCGCTGGGGGCTGCGGAGGGGGAGGCCAGGGGGAATCTCTTTGTCGACAATGATGAGAATCCCGATATGGGGCTTGGGAATGGCCAGTCCACGTACGTTGAATTCTATGCGCACGTGAATCAGGGTGCGGTGAAGGTGTGGTCGGATGTTCGAGAGGGCGAATTTGCCGTAGAGAAAGGGTGGTATGTTGAGAAACTGATTGTTTTAGGACTAAAAGGGATTGGCAAAGGAGTTGCAACTAAAGTTGATGGGAGTTCAATTGTTGATGATTCGAAGATCGAAATGAGCTCAATTGAACATGAAATTATGGATGAAGAGAGAGAAGATGAGATGAAGCATGTGATGGTGGAGATTAAAGGCTTGGAATTGTCTATTGGGAAGAAGTTTGTTGTATCGTGGAAGATGggaaactaa